In Halarcobacter mediterraneus, the genomic stretch ATAAAAACCTAATAAAAGTTACTTTTTCATTTCTTGTTAAATCTATGATATACTCCTTATGAAAATTAATTATAACATTTTCCACATAACTTACACGTGTAGTTTATATACTTAAACTTGGAGTTTAACAAATGAAAATATTATTACTTGAAGACGATACTTTGTTACATGAGATTATAGAAGAGTTTTTAGAGGAACTAACATATGATGTTGTAACAACTTATGATGGACAAGAAGCCTATGAATTAATTTTTGAGAATCATTTTGATTTACTTATTTTAGATGTAAATGTCCCTTCTCTAAATGGTTTTGATTTGTTAGAAAATTTAAAAGCTAATGCTATGGATATTCCAACTATTTTTATAACTTCACTGCATACTACAAAAGATATGGAAAAAGGGTTTAATGTAGGAGCAGATGATTATATTAAAAAACCTTTTCACTTAAGTGAATTAAAACTTAGAATTGAAAATATAAAAAGACTAAGAAAAATAGAATCAAAAGAAGTAGAAAAAATAAATGAATCGATATCCTATAATTTTTCTTCAAAATCACTCATAGTAAATAATAATAAATTTCAACTCTCAAAAACAGAGTCAAAAGTTTTTGAATACTTGTTAAAACACTCAAATAAAGCAGTTTCAATTGAAGAGCTTACTTTAAACAACTGGTTATATGATGAGCTTCCAACTGATACAACAATTAGAACATATATAAAAAATTTACGTAAAGTATTAGGAAAGGACTCTATTATAAATATAAAAGGAATAGGATATAAATTTGAATTGTAATAAGAAAATAAATTTATATTAATATTTCTTATTGTAAAATAATAAAAGTAAATATTTTGTAATATGAAGGACTCCTATGCTTAATAGGTCATTAATTATAATACTTTTATTAGTAGTTAATATTTTTGCTCAGTACACTAACTTAAATAAAAACATGCCATCTATAGTAAAAACTACATGGATAAAAAAGAATATCGATAATCCTAATTTGGTGCTATTAGATTTAAGAGATAAAGAGGCATATAAAAAAGGTCACCTTTTAAAAGCAGTGAATATTCCTGCATTAAAAAACCTCTTTGATGAAAAACTTTTTATGCCAGATATTGAAAAGCTTCAAAACCTATTTAGTAATGCAGGAATAAAAAATGATTCTTTAGTAGTTGCCTATGATGATGGAAGCTTTATCTGGTCAGCTAGGCTTTATTGGATATTAGAAATATTAGGACATAAAAATGTTGGTATTTTAAATGTGGGGTATAAAAACTGGGAAGAAGGGACTCTTCCTATTTCAAAAGATGATTTTCTTCCAAATAAAACTAATTTTGTTCCAAAAGTTGATAATACAAAAATACAAACAAAACTAAGTACCCTACTTTCAATTGGTAAAAAAACTATCATAGATGGAAGAAAAGAATCACACTACTTAGGAAAAGAGTCTACAGCTACTAGATTTGGACATATACCTACAGCAAAAAACTATGCTTGTACTCAAAATTATCAAGTAACTAATACAGGAAATAAAATAAAAAATCTTGATGAGTTAAAAAAAGTATATAAAAATATACCAAAGGATAAAGAGATAATTCTATATTGTGACGGAGGAGCAGAAGCAGCATTAAACTACATAGTTCTTCAGGAATTAGGTTATAAAGCTTCAGTTTATGATGGTTCTTGGGTAGAATGGGGAAATGATACTCAAGTGCCTATAACAAACCCTTCAAAATTAAACTAATGACAAAAAAAGAGTACAAAGGGTCTATTAAAACTAGGCTAACCTTAATTATATTACTTGTTACTTTACTTACAGGAATATTCGGTTATAGCTCTTTTGTATATTGGAATTTAAAATCTCAATATGACAATGCTGTAAACCTATCAAAAACTGTAGGTAATATTTTAGGTCAAGATATTGCAAAATTAATTCTTCTAAAAGATATATCAAGTGCCGCAGATATCACAAGCAAATTAAAACACTTTCATAATTTAGATTCTATGGTTTTATATAAACTTTCAAAAGAGCCTATATTTCAATATAGTAAAAATAATAAGCATAGAGAAATAAAACCTTTAGAAAAAGACAATAAAAGAAAAATGACAATAAATAAAAATCTTTTATCTTTGTTTGTCGATGCAATTTACGAAGATAACCACTTAGGGTATGTCCAATTAAATTTCCAAGTGGTTACTATTTGGGATATTATAAGAAGAGATTTTTTTATGTTAATCTCTTCTTCCATCATCTTACTATTATTTTCATTTTCATTAGCAAATTTCTTTGCAAAAAAATTTACTAAACCCATTTTAAAGTTAGTATCTTTTTTAAATACCATAGAACTTTTTGATTCCTTAAAACATAGAATTTATACAAAAGAAGATAATGAGTTTGGAAAACTTTATGATGAAGTTAATTATATGTTGCAAAGAGTTGAAAAAGCTCAAGAAACAGAAAAAATAGCAGCTGCTGCTTTTGAAATAACTAGTGGTATGATGATTACTGATGAGAATAAAAATATTCTACAAGTAAATAAAGCTTTTACTAAAATTACTGGATACAAAAAAGAAGAAGCTATAGGAAAATCACCTGCTTTATTAAAGTCCTCTTATCAAGATAAATTCTTTTATGAAAAAATGCATAATACTTTAAACAAGTTCCATTACTGGAGTGGAGAAATCTATAATAAACGAAAGAATGGAACTATCTTCCCTGAACACTTAACTATTCAAGCTGTATTAGATGATAACTCTAAATTAATCTATTATGTTGCTTCATTTATAGACTTAACTGTTCAAAAAGAGAGTGAAGCAAAAATAAAATATTTACAACAATATGATTCATTAACAGGTCTGGCAAATAAAGATTTATTAATTAGTAAAATCCAAAAACATATTGATGAAAAAAAACAAGAAGATTGGGGAATATTACTTTGTTTAGATTTTAAAGACTTTAAAATTATAAATGAAGCATATGGACACAATGTTGGGGACTTAATCTTACAAATTATTACAAAAAAACTTAAAGAAAGTTTTGAAGATTCTGATTTAATATCTAGAATAGGCGCAGATGAATTTGTTATTTGGTTTTCAAGTATAGAAAAAAGTAAAAGTGCTGCTTCTATTGAAGCAAAAATATTAGCAGAATTTTTAGTTTCTAAGCTCTCTGAATCAATAGTTTTTGAAGATAAAGTCATAAATAATATCCCTTATGTAGGAATAGCTTTATATGATGAAGACCTCCTTAATGCCAATGAATTATTTAAACAAGCAGATACAGCTTTACATCTTGCAAAGAAAAATGAACAAAGTTTTGCTTTCTTTGATAGACAAGCAAATAATATCGCACAAGCTCATTTAGATACTTATTCACAACTTCATAAAGCAATAGAATATAAAGAATTTGAATTATACTATCAACTACAATATACAGAAGATAATAAAATATTTGGAGCAGAAGCTTTAATTAGATGGAATCATCCAACAAGAGGTCGTATTTCCCCTGATGATTTTATTCCTATTGCTGAAAAAACAACATTAATTTTACCTATTACATCTTGGGTAATAAATACAGCTTGTATACAACTAAAACAATGGCAAAAAAATGATTATACGAAAGATTGGGTATTAGCAATTAATATAAGTGCAAAACAATTCTTAGAAGAAAATTTTGTAAAAGAAATGCAAAACTATTTAAACATCTATAAAATCAAAAAGAATAGTTTAAAACTTGAACTCACAGAATCTCTTCTTGTAAAAGATTTAGATACTACAAGAGATAAAATGAAAGCACTTAAAGATCTTGGTATTCAAATCTCCCTTGATGATTTTGGAACTGGTTACTCTTCTTTACAATATCTTAAAAAACTGCCTTTAGACCAAGTTAAAATAGATAAAAGTTTTATAAAAAATATTTTAGAAGATAAAAGTGATATAGCCATAATAAAAAGTGTGATTCTTCTTGCTGAAGCTTTAGATTTACAAGTTATAGCTGAAGGTGTAGAAACAAAAGAACACTATGAATTCCTAAAAGATTTAGGGTGTAAGCTATTTCAAGGTTTTTACTTTGCAAAACCACAAAGAATAAAGGATATAGTAGCTAATAATTATAAATTGCTAAATAAGTGATTACTGCTGAACTATAATATACAATTGATAAACTAAAAAAAAGTATTCCACTTTCATATTTTGAAATCATTTCTTATCCTTCTTTATATTTAGTAAGATTATTTTATAAAGGATTGATTTCATTTGGATTACAAAAGAGGATACTTTTTTTAGTAAATAATATCCTCTTATAAGAATAATTTTTTAGAAAAAATTCTAAAAATCGTCGAAGTCGATAGAACCTTTTGAATAGTTTACAACATTACCCTCAAAAAAATTTGTTCTTTGATCATTAAATGAAGCATACCCATCAACCCAAGGGATTGGATGTTTTACATTATACATTGGCGTATAACCAACTGCTTCAAGTCTTCTATCTGCTAGATATTGAATATATTGAGTAATAATTGCATCTGTAAACCCTAAAATCTGTCCTTGAGTGATATATGCACCCCATGAAGCTTCAAGTTCTACAGCTTTTTTAAACATATTTCTCACTTTTTCTTCTAACTCAGGAGTAAATAAATCAGGTCTTTCTTTTCTTGTAGAATTAATCATATTTTGGAATAAAAGTAAGTGAGTTACTTCATCTCTTTGAATAAATCTAATCATTTGAGAAGAACCTAGCATTTTCCCAGATTTTCCAAGGGCGTAAATAGCAGCAAAACCTGCATAAAAATATAAACCTTCTAAAATTTGATTAGCAAACATTGCTAATACAATTTTTTCATCAGTAATATCCCCTGCTAAGTTATGATAAACTTCGGCAATATAATTATTCTTTTCTTTAAGTTTTGCATCTGTTTTCCACATATCATATATTTCATCTGTATTATCAGAAATCGATTCTACCATTACAGCATATGACTTTGAGTGATTTGCTTCTTCATATGATTGTCTTGACAAACACGCATTAATCTCAGGTACTGTAATATACGGATTGATATTATCCATCAAATTATTTGTTTGTAAAGAATCCATAAAGATTAATTGAGAAAGAACTAAATCATACATTCTTTTCTCTGCTACAGTTAAATATTTATAGTCTTTAGCATCACCTGTCATTTGAACTTCCCTTGGAAACCAAGTATTAGCTTCCATCATATCCCAAAGGTTTAATGCCCATTGATATTTAACTTTAGTAAAGTTAATCATTCCATCTGGATTACCTCCAAAGATTCTTCTTTCATTAAAAGTTTCTCTAGAGTCTGGGTTATATATTGTTTTTCTTCCCACTTAATATTCCTTGTTTTTTTTCATATATTATTTTTTCTACAAAACATTTGTATGAAAAAAATGGCAGTTTATCTTATTGACAACCTGCACACTCCATACTTCTGTCTTCAACATCATTTGAAGCTTCTGGAGATTGTGATCTTAAATAATAAGTAGACTTAAGACCCAATTTCCAAGCTGTAGTATAAATCTCATGTAAATATCTACCACTTGCTTTTTCTAAACTCATAAAAATATTTGTACTTTGCCCTTGATCTATCCATTTTTGTCTAACTGAAGCAGCTTTAATAATATCTATTTGATCTATTTCATAAGCTGGAGTATAAAACTGCCAAGTTTCAGGACTAAGATTTGGTACAACAACAGGAATTAGTCCTGATAAATTTTCTTCATACCATTTTCTTTTGTAAACTGGTTCAATAGCTTGCGTAGTACCTACTAAAATAGAAATTGATGATGTAGGTGCAATAGCCATTAAGTAACCATTTCTCATACCATTTGATTTAACTTGTTCTCTTAATGAGTCCCAATCATATCCTGCATCAAATAAATCTTTGTCTACAAGAGCATTTACAGCTTGAGGAGCATGATCATGAGGCATAATACCTTTTGACCAGTTTGAACCTTCATAAGTAGGATAAACACCCTTCTCTACAGCAAGTTCAGAAGAAGATTTAATTGCATTATATGAAATAGATTCCATTATAGAATCTATTTTCTTAAGATGGTCTTTACTTCCCCAAACTACTTTATTTTCTGCAAGCATTTGAGATTCACCCATTACTCCTAAACCAATACTTCTTGATTTAAGATTTGTAGCTTTTACTTTTCTTAAAGGGTAAAAATTTAAATCAATTACATTATCAAGCATTCTAATTGCTGTTGGAACTACTCTTTCAATATGTTCTTTTGTATTTACTCTTCCAAGGTTAATAGAAGCCAAGTTACAAACAGCTGTATCTCCATCTGTTTTTTCTTTTTCAACAATAAATACTTTTTTACCATTTATTGAATCTAAAGCAGTTACTTTATTAGCTTTTTTCTTTTGTCCACCATCAACCTCTACTAATTCTTGTTCTTCATAAGTCTCAATTGAACCATCTTCAAATTCTAATTTTATTTTATAATGATTAGGATTTGTATTTTGGAAAATTTCTGTACAAAGATTTGAAGATCTAATGTGACCCACATGTGGATTAGGATTAGCTCTATTTGCATTATCTTTAAAACAAAGGAAAGGAGAACCTGATTCAAAATATGAAGTTAAAACTTTTTTCCATAAATCTTTCGCTTTAATTCTATCTTTAGTAATAGATTCATCTTGCTCATACTCTACATATCTTTTTTTGAATTCTTCCCCATTAAGTTCAGATAAGTCTTTTACTTCATATGGATCAAATAAAGTCCAATGAGAATCTTCAAGAATTCTTTCCATAAATAAATCAGAAATCCATAAAGCAGGGAATAAATCATGAGTTCTTCTTCTTTCTTCACCCGAGTTCTTCTTTAAATCAATGAAATCTTTGATATCCATATGCCATGGTTCTACATAAACTGCAATTGCACCTTTTCTTGTACCTAATTGATCAACAGCAATTGCAATATCATTTGTAATTTTTAAGAAAGGAATTACCCCTCCAGCTGCACTTTTATGGTCATCAATTACACCACCTAAAGCTCTAATTTGGTTCCAGTCCCAACCAATACCACCACCATATT encodes the following:
- a CDS encoding response regulator transcription factor, giving the protein MKILLLEDDTLLHEIIEEFLEELTYDVVTTYDGQEAYELIFENHFDLLILDVNVPSLNGFDLLENLKANAMDIPTIFITSLHTTKDMEKGFNVGADDYIKKPFHLSELKLRIENIKRLRKIESKEVEKINESISYNFSSKSLIVNNNKFQLSKTESKVFEYLLKHSNKAVSIEELTLNNWLYDELPTDTTIRTYIKNLRKVLGKDSIINIKGIGYKFEL
- a CDS encoding sulfurtransferase, giving the protein MLNRSLIIILLLVVNIFAQYTNLNKNMPSIVKTTWIKKNIDNPNLVLLDLRDKEAYKKGHLLKAVNIPALKNLFDEKLFMPDIEKLQNLFSNAGIKNDSLVVAYDDGSFIWSARLYWILEILGHKNVGILNVGYKNWEEGTLPISKDDFLPNKTNFVPKVDNTKIQTKLSTLLSIGKKTIIDGRKESHYLGKESTATRFGHIPTAKNYACTQNYQVTNTGNKIKNLDELKKVYKNIPKDKEIILYCDGGAEAALNYIVLQELGYKASVYDGSWVEWGNDTQVPITNPSKLN
- a CDS encoding sensor domain-containing protein; its protein translation is MTKKEYKGSIKTRLTLIILLVTLLTGIFGYSSFVYWNLKSQYDNAVNLSKTVGNILGQDIAKLILLKDISSAADITSKLKHFHNLDSMVLYKLSKEPIFQYSKNNKHREIKPLEKDNKRKMTINKNLLSLFVDAIYEDNHLGYVQLNFQVVTIWDIIRRDFFMLISSSIILLLFSFSLANFFAKKFTKPILKLVSFLNTIELFDSLKHRIYTKEDNEFGKLYDEVNYMLQRVEKAQETEKIAAAAFEITSGMMITDENKNILQVNKAFTKITGYKKEEAIGKSPALLKSSYQDKFFYEKMHNTLNKFHYWSGEIYNKRKNGTIFPEHLTIQAVLDDNSKLIYYVASFIDLTVQKESEAKIKYLQQYDSLTGLANKDLLISKIQKHIDEKKQEDWGILLCLDFKDFKIINEAYGHNVGDLILQIITKKLKESFEDSDLISRIGADEFVIWFSSIEKSKSAASIEAKILAEFLVSKLSESIVFEDKVINNIPYVGIALYDEDLLNANELFKQADTALHLAKKNEQSFAFFDRQANNIAQAHLDTYSQLHKAIEYKEFELYYQLQYTEDNKIFGAEALIRWNHPTRGRISPDDFIPIAEKTTLILPITSWVINTACIQLKQWQKNDYTKDWVLAINISAKQFLEENFVKEMQNYLNIYKIKKNSLKLELTESLLVKDLDTTRDKMKALKDLGIQISLDDFGTGYSSLQYLKKLPLDQVKIDKSFIKNILEDKSDIAIIKSVILLAEALDLQVIAEGVETKEHYEFLKDLGCKLFQGFYFAKPQRIKDIVANNYKLLNK
- a CDS encoding ribonucleotide-diphosphate reductase subunit beta, with product MGRKTIYNPDSRETFNERRIFGGNPDGMINFTKVKYQWALNLWDMMEANTWFPREVQMTGDAKDYKYLTVAEKRMYDLVLSQLIFMDSLQTNNLMDNINPYITVPEINACLSRQSYEEANHSKSYAVMVESISDNTDEIYDMWKTDAKLKEKNNYIAEVYHNLAGDITDEKIVLAMFANQILEGLYFYAGFAAIYALGKSGKMLGSSQMIRFIQRDEVTHLLLFQNMINSTRKERPDLFTPELEEKVRNMFKKAVELEASWGAYITQGQILGFTDAIITQYIQYLADRRLEAVGYTPMYNVKHPIPWVDGYASFNDQRTNFFEGNVVNYSKGSIDFDDF
- a CDS encoding ribonucleoside-diphosphate reductase subunit alpha; this translates as MAIMIQKRNGRKEVLDITKIQKMTIEATEGLDGVSQSELELDAQIKFVDGMGSADIQDALIKTAVEKIDIDVPNWTFTAARLFLFDLYHRVGKSTHGIKGEPYCHLSEYLKYGKEAGRLIPSLGEGYDLEDLNNYIDPSRDLLFNYLGIKTLYDRYLIKNRDGNPIELPQQMFMAIAMFLAQNEENKQERAKEFYDVVSKFEVMLATPTLSNARTNRHQLSSCYIGSSPDNIEGIFDGYKEMALLSKYGGGIGWDWNQIRALGGVIDDHKSAAGGVIPFLKITNDIAIAVDQLGTRKGAIAVYVEPWHMDIKDFIDLKKNSGEERRRTHDLFPALWISDLFMERILEDSHWTLFDPYEVKDLSELNGEEFKKRYVEYEQDESITKDRIKAKDLWKKVLTSYFESGSPFLCFKDNANRANPNPHVGHIRSSNLCTEIFQNTNPNHYKIKLEFEDGSIETYEEQELVEVDGGQKKKANKVTALDSINGKKVFIVEKEKTDGDTAVCNLASINLGRVNTKEHIERVVPTAIRMLDNVIDLNFYPLRKVKATNLKSRSIGLGVMGESQMLAENKVVWGSKDHLKKIDSIMESISYNAIKSSSELAVEKGVYPTYEGSNWSKGIMPHDHAPQAVNALVDKDLFDAGYDWDSLREQVKSNGMRNGYLMAIAPTSSISILVGTTQAIEPVYKRKWYEENLSGLIPVVVPNLSPETWQFYTPAYEIDQIDIIKAASVRQKWIDQGQSTNIFMSLEKASGRYLHEIYTTAWKLGLKSTYYLRSQSPEASNDVEDRSMECAGCQ